The genomic interval TCAAGCTTAGCCCCCACCCCAGAACTAGGTGGATGTTGACCACCAACAGGAATCACCCCACTAAACCCATTTGAAGTGCCCTTATTAAACACAGCAGTCCTGCTAGCTTCAGGAGTGACAATCACCTGAGCCCACCATAGCCTAATAGAAGCCAACCGAAATCAAACCATTCAAGTCCTCACCCTTACAATCTTACTAGGCTTATACTTCACAGCATTACAAGCCATAGAATACTACGAAACTCCATTCACAATTTCTGATGGTGTATACGGCTCTACATTCTTTATCGCAACAGGCTTCCACGGACTTCATGTAATTATTGGCTCAATATTCTTAATTGTATGCCTTCTACGACAAATCAAATTCCACTTCACCTCCACCCACCACTTCGGATTTGAAGCAGCTGCCTGATATTGACACTTCGTAGATGTCGTATGACTATTTCTCTATGTATCGATCTACTGATGAGGCTCATACTCTTCTAGTATAATAGTACAAATGACTTCCAATCATTAAGTTTTAGTTGAAACCCTAAAGAAGAGTAATAAATGTAACAATCTCAACTATAACAATTGCCATTACCCTATCTACAATCCTAATAACATTAAACTACTGGCTAACAATAATAAAACCAGATACCGAAAAACTATCCCCATACGAATGCGGGTTTGATCCATTAGAATCAGCCCGACTGCCATTCTCCATCCGGTTCTTCCTGAGTAGCAATCTTATTCCTCTTATTTGACCTAGAAATCGCACTACTCCTACCTCTACCATGAGCCATCCAACTCCCATCACCCACTTACACCTTTACTTGAGCTCTTATTATCTTACTACTTTTAACACTAGGACTTATCTATGAATGAATCCAAGGGGGCCTAGAATGAGCAGAGTAGATAGCTAGTCCAACATAAGACAACTAATTTCGACTTAGTTAATCGTGATTAAACTCCACGGCTACCAAATGACACCTTTACATTTCAGCTACTACTCAGCCTTTATTGTCAGTATCACAGGCCTCTCGTTACACCAAACTCACCTAATTTCAACCCTACTATGCCTCGAAAGTATAATACTATCACTTTATATTGCACTATCAATATGACCTATTCAACTACAAACCTCATCATTTATGCTAACCCCCATGTTAATATTATCCTTCTCAGCCTGCGAAGCTGGCATAGGACTCTCATTACTTAGTAGCATCTTCACGAACTCACGGCTCAGACCGCCTACAGAACTTAAACCTTCTACAGTGCTAAAAATTCTACTTCCAACATTTATATTACTCCCAACAATCACACTCTGCAAGCCAAAACAACTTTGATCTACCATATCCATTAACACTTTCGGAATTGCTCTTCTAAGCATACAATGATTTAAACCTTCCCAAGAACTAACCATAAGTTTCTCCAACTACTATATAAGCATTGACTACATCTCAGCTCCACTCCTCACCCTATCATGCTGACTCACCCCATTAACAATCCTAGCTAGTCAAAACCATCTTATTACAGAACCAATTCCACGAAAACAAACCTTCACCTTCATTATTATCCTATTACAAATCTCACTAGTACTTGCCTTCTCAGCCACAGAACTAATCATATTCTTCATTATATTCGAAGCTACATTAATCCCAACACTAGCAATTATTACACGCTGGGGTAATCAAATAGAACGACTAAACGCTGGTACTTACTTCCTATTCTACACCCTCATTGGATCTCTCCCACTACTAATCGCCCTCCTCTCCCTACAAAATCAAATTGGCACACTATCCACTCACATAATCCAACTCAACCAACCTACTATATCAAACACATGAGCCCATACAACATGATGATTTGCATTACTAACTGCCTTTATAATCAAAATGCCACTTTATGGACTACATTTATGACTACCAAAAGCACATGTAGAAGCCCCAATCGCAGGATCAATAATCCTAGCAGCAGTACTACTCAAATTAGGGGGATATGGAATCATTCGAATTATACCAACACTAAACCCCCTATCAAAAACACTCTCCTACCCATTTATAGTACTAGCATTATGAGGAGTAATTATAACTGGTTCAATCTGCCTACGACAAACAGATTTAAAATCACTAATTGCTTACTCATCAGTAAGCCACATAGGTCTTGTTATTGCTGCAACACTAACACAGACCCAATGAGCATACACAGGTGCTATTACACTTATAATCGCCCATGGATTAACATCATCAATACTCTTCTGCCTAGCCAACACAAACTACGAACGAACCCATAGCCGAACACTACTATTAGCCCGAAACATACAACTACTATACCCATTAATAAGCCTATGATGACTACTCGCTAGCTTAGCCAACATAGCAATTCCACCAACTATTAACCTAATAGGAGAATTAACCATCATCACCTCACTATTCAACTGGTCAAACATTACAATTCTAATAACAGGTTCAGGAACCATCATTACCGCTACATATACCCTATATATATTATCCACAACACAATGAGGAGGGACACCCTCATATATCAAAACAATACCACCAACCCATACACGAGAACACCTTCTCATAATCCTCCATATCCTCCCCATAACACTACTAGTAATAAAACCAGAACTAATCTGAGGGACTTTTTGCTGTTAATATAGTTTTAAAACAAACATTAGACTGTGGCTCTAAAAATAGGAGTTCAAACCTCCTTATAAACCGAGAGAGGTGTTTCACAATAAGAACTGCTAATTCCTATACCTGAGAATAATTCCCTCAGCTCTCTCGCTTTTAAAGGATAGAAGTAATCCATTGGTTTTAGAAACCATCCACCCTTGGTGCAAATCCAAGTAAAAGTTCATGAAGAACTTTGCCAACATGTTCCTCCTATTAGCATTATTCACTCTCGCAATGCCAATTATTATATCACTTATATCAAAAGCATTGCTTATTCTAAAAACAGAATCAACTGTAAAAATAACATTCTTCATCTCCTTATTTCCACTACT from Trachemys scripta mitochondrion, complete genome carries:
- the COX3 gene encoding cytochrome c oxidase subunit III (TAA stop codon is completed by the addition of 3' A residues to the mRNA), with protein sequence MTHQMHAYHMVDPSPWPLTGAAAALLMTSGLAMWFHYNSTLLMTLGLLTMLLTMFQWWRDIVREGTFQGHHTPPVQKSLRYGMILFITSEVFFFIGFFWAFYHSSLAPTPELGGCWPPTGITPLNPFEVPLLNTAVLLASGVTITWAHHSLMEANRNQTIQVLTLTILLGLYFTALQAMEYYETPFTISDGVYGSTFFIATGFHGLHVIIGSMFLIVCLLRQIKFHFTSTHHFGFEAAAWYWHFVDVVWLFLYVSIYWWGS
- the ND3 gene encoding NADH dehydrogenase subunit 3 (frameshift mechanism unknown (Mindell et al., 1998, Mol. Biol. Evol., 15:1568-1571); TAA stop codon is completed by the addition of 3' A residues to the mRNA), coding for MNVTISTMTIAITLSTILMTLNYWLTMMKPDTEKLSPYECGFDPLESARLPFSIRFFLVAILFLLFDLEIALLLPLPWAIQLPSPTYTFTWALIILLLLTLGLIYEWIQGGLEWAE
- the ND4L gene encoding NADH dehydrogenase subunit 4L (frameshift mechanism unknown (Mindell et al., 1998, Mol. Biol. Evol., 15:1568-1571)) yields the protein MTPLHFSYYSAFIVSITGLSLHQTHLISTLLCLESMMLSLYIALSMWPIQLQTSSFMLTPMLMLSFSACEAGMGLSLLVASSRTHGSDRLQNLNLLQC
- the ND4 gene encoding NADH dehydrogenase subunit 4 (TAA stop codon is completed by the addition of 3' A residues to the mRNA); protein product: MLKILLPTFMLLPTITLCKPKQLWSTMSINTFGIALLSMQWFKPSQELTMSFSNYYMSIDYISAPLLTLSCWLTPLTILASQNHLITEPIPRKQTFTFIIILLQISLVLAFSATELIMFFIMFEATLIPTLAIITRWGNQMERLNAGTYFLFYTLIGSLPLLIALLSLQNQIGTLSTHMIQLNQPTMSNTWAHTTWWFALLTAFMIKMPLYGLHLWLPKAHVEAPIAGSMILAAVLLKLGGYGIIRIMPTLNPLSKTLSYPFMVLALWGVIMTGSICLRQTDLKSLIAYSSVSHMGLVIAATLTQTQWAYTGAITLMIAHGLTSSMLFCLANTNYERTHSRTLLLARNMQLLYPLMSLWWLLASLANMAIPPTINLMGELTIITSLFNWSNITILMTGSGTIITATYTLYMLSTTQWGGTPSYIKTMPPTHTREHLLMILHILPMTLLVMKPELIWGTFC